The window TCCCGGGGAAGGCGCCCTTCCCGTCCTTCTCCATGACCGGCACGTTCACCGTCACCAAGGCCGGGCAGATCACCCTCTCGCCCGGCGACTACAACATCCACACCAGCTACATCCTGGAGCTGGACACCCCCTGCACGGTCACCAGCCCCCCGGCCCCGACCTCGGAGACCGTCACGGCGACCGACGGCACCCCGGCCAACACCCGGGCCATCTCGCTCGGTTCGGCCTCCGGTGACCTCGGCGCCGCCGTCACCGTCAGCGGCACGAACTTCACCCCGGGCGCGAGCGTCACCCTGGCCGGACGGTCCGGGACCACCCAGACCGCCGACACCGCGACCGTGACCGCGAACGCCCAGGGCTCCTTCAGCGGCTCCCTCGTCGTCAACGACAAGACGACGACCGGCGTCGTGGCCTACGAGGGCGCGTCCTGGAGCGCGGACAAGGGCGCGGGCCCCGCGGCCTACGTCGTCAACGACAACACACCCGTCCCGCCCGGCAGCCAGAAGCTGACGACCACCGTCAAGGCGGGCACCCTGTCCATGTCCCAGGCCGGGGACGCCGTCGCGCTGTCGGCGGTCGACTTCGGCAAGGGCGGGGCCTCGACCGGAGCCCTGCGGACGGTGACCGTCAAGGACTACCGCGGCGGGCCCGCGGGCTGGTCCCTGACCGGCAAGGTCACCGACTTCACCGGCCCCGGTGCCAAGATCGACGCCGGGAAGCTGAGCTGGACCCCCACCTGCGCGACCAAGGCGGGCAGCCCCAGCACCTGCAAGGCCGGTTCGGCGGGCGCCGTGGGTCTGACGGGAGCGACCCTCGCGTCGACCCCCGACGGCACGGTCACCGGCGGTGAGTTCACCGTCGACGCCGGACTCTCCCTCGACGTACCGGCGTTCACGCCCCCCGGCGCGTACTCCGGCGTCCTGACCCTCACGCTCACCTGACCCGCACCCGACACCGGTGGCCGGGCGCCCCGCCCTACGAACGGGGCCGCACCCGCCCGACCGCCACCACCCCGAGCCCACGAGGGGTCCGCACCCATGCGCAAGCCGTACGTCCTCCTCCTGAGCCTGCTCCCCCTCCTTCTTGGCCTCCTCGGCCTCCTCGGCACACCGGCACGGGCCGCCGACAACGGCAGCTGGTCCGTCTACCCGGTCGCCTCGAAGGTCGCCGCGCGCCCCTACTTCTACCTCTCCGCCGACCCCGGCCAGACCCTCACCGACAAGGTCGCCGTCCAGAACAAGACCGGCCGGCCGCTCACCTTCCGGCTCTACGCGGCCGACGCCTACAACACCGCCCGCGACGGCGGGTTCGCCGTGCGCACGGTCAGGGAACGCATGCGCGGGGTCGGCGCCTGGGCGCGGCCCACGAAGTCACGGATCACCGTGCCCGGACACCGGACCGTCACCGTGCCGTTCACCCTGCGCGTCCCCGACGGCGCCGAACCCGGCGACCACCCCGGCGCGATCGTCGCCCTCGACGAGCGGGTCGACCCCGGCACCGGCGCACTCGCGCTCGGTGTGCGACGGGCCGTCGGCGCCCGCGTCTACCTCCGGGTCGGCGGGCCCACGCTGGGCGCCCTGTCCGTCGAGCACCTGCGGATCGGCCACCACCAGCCCGCGATGCCGGGCTTCG of the Streptomyces sp. 1222.5 genome contains:
- a CDS encoding beta-xylosidase translates to MGPTPRRTRRWRWASLFGATALAVTAGGALACPAGAAGANVDFATHCIPPAVSGLPPIDGTTTASVSVDNTKPKVGDTVTVTYTVVTPAAGNPTDLALPADIMTPTGKVALGGAQTGSVTVAGPKKNTPVPGKAPFPSFSMTGTFTVTKAGQITLSPGDYNIHTSYILELDTPCTVTSPPAPTSETVTATDGTPANTRAISLGSASGDLGAAVTVSGTNFTPGASVTLAGRSGTTQTADTATVTANAQGSFSGSLVVNDKTTTGVVAYEGASWSADKGAGPAAYVVNDNTPVPPGSQKLTTTVKAGTLSMSQAGDAVALSAVDFGKGGASTGALRTVTVKDYRGGPAGWSLTGKVTDFTGPGAKIDAGKLSWTPTCATKAGSPSTCKAGSAGAVGLTGATLASTPDGTVTGGEFTVDAGLSLDVPAFTPPGAYSGVLTLTLT
- a CDS encoding WxL protein peptidoglycan domain-containing protein; the encoded protein is MRKPYVLLLSLLPLLLGLLGLLGTPARAADNGSWSVYPVASKVAARPYFYLSADPGQTLTDKVAVQNKTGRPLTFRLYAADAYNTARDGGFAVRTVRERMRGVGAWARPTKSRITVPGHRTVTVPFTLRVPDGAEPGDHPGAIVALDERVDPGTGALALGVRRAVGARVYLRVGGPTLGALSVEHLRIGHHQPAMPGFGDSTATVSYTLRNTGNVTLHPKARLAARGLFGRTLLDRELTRVPSELLPGQQVRLTETWHGAPQLDRADVTLTVRAPGTRESASASFLALPWLLATLVFAAGVVTGVLLVRARRGRARRSAPARPSPRARTTPSRPRSSPSARP